In one window of Desulfonatronospira thiodismutans ASO3-1 DNA:
- the cas7g gene encoding type I-G CRISPR-associated RAMP protein Csb1/Cas7g, which translates to MFEVLKNAKRLLLEADLEPVQGDRFQPTGFPDIGAGTYLLPDGTRKIVLESPQSMANRLESTVIGPDSELIKDFDGLPYVRVSLEGATDAKTNSLMEAHRLNSPFIITDKDFQQAFKQEADYEKGKPLDWRKIARTIFKYDVNSILHGVFLANLEDGRVKMPRAVSSFIEAIDAKEVVYGGVKNNPIDPTGKIRAAEHDKDVYGNVPYQRVEYTASNIKAFFNFDLGMIRSYELGDEAENLLIGLGLYKIRSFLEGGLRLRTACDLELKDGNALMVKEPEGFTVPGSAELKKSVQNQITECKDKELFAQPPVTQINTETVLKTS; encoded by the coding sequence ATGTTTGAAGTGTTAAAAAATGCCAAAAGGCTTTTGCTGGAGGCAGACCTTGAGCCTGTCCAGGGGGATCGTTTTCAACCTACGGGTTTCCCTGATATTGGTGCAGGGACCTATCTGTTGCCAGATGGAACCAGGAAGATAGTCCTTGAGTCCCCCCAGTCAATGGCAAACAGGCTGGAGAGCACTGTAATAGGGCCTGACAGCGAGCTGATCAAAGACTTTGACGGTCTGCCTTATGTCAGAGTAAGCCTTGAGGGTGCAACGGATGCAAAGACCAATTCCCTGATGGAGGCTCATCGTCTTAACTCTCCATTTATCATCACTGACAAGGATTTCCAGCAGGCTTTCAAGCAGGAGGCGGATTACGAGAAGGGCAAACCTCTTGACTGGAGAAAAATCGCAAGAACTATTTTCAAGTATGATGTCAACTCCATCCTGCATGGTGTTTTCCTGGCAAACCTGGAGGACGGGAGAGTCAAGATGCCCAGGGCTGTATCTTCCTTTATAGAGGCCATCGATGCCAAGGAAGTTGTATACGGTGGTGTGAAGAACAACCCCATTGACCCCACCGGCAAGATCCGGGCTGCTGAACACGACAAGGATGTTTATGGCAATGTCCCATATCAACGAGTGGAGTATACTGCCTCAAATATAAAGGCATTTTTTAACTTTGATCTGGGAATGATAAGATCCTACGAACTGGGAGATGAGGCGGAAAATTTACTGATTGGCCTGGGTTTGTATAAAATCCGCAGCTTTCTGGAAGGAGGCCTGCGGCTGCGAACAGCCTGCGACCTCGAACTAAAAGATGGAAACGCTTTAATGGTAAAGGAACCAGAAGGCTTTACAGTTCCAGGTTCGGCAGAGCTAAAGAAATCGGTTCAGAATCAAATAACGGAGTGCAAGGATAAAGAGCTGTTTGCACAGCCACCTGTGACCCAGATCAACACTGAGACTGTTCTCAAGACTTCATAA
- a CDS encoding pentapeptide repeat-containing protein: MSRTLYDILEVSKTAPPEVIKSAYRSLAAIYHPDSGQSPDEDKFKRIVRAYEVLSDPEKRSEYDARILHEEEEKFLGFATDDESLAPKTVKRVDGTDTWCTIDEHIRRKGAELAEADLNGLKLRDLSLKKAQLIGADLSNSDIKNVDLSEANLTGLTCKNSIFENVDFTETKMDHAYFEQCIFKKCKFSGIPTVESPIKHASFISSDISNHNFYHLSFNNVDFSNSILESSSFGITEDNLRSEDHTIINCKMINVNLRMAEFGSNITNVDFSNSNLNNIFCSSIKLVKCNFSNTNLANSKFKESIIKNPISFENSVLYNADLSSSGIINSDFSSCNLINTRFHEAYLIDVIFPVDYKLPDSAISRKSSQEKGGCYIATIIYGDYNDLQVFILRQFRDRYLKKTTMGTYLIKIYYNTAPLLIKYVGHCKLFQVIVKFVLDRLVKKIS; this comes from the coding sequence ATGAGCAGAACTCTATACGATATCCTTGAAGTTTCTAAGACGGCACCGCCTGAGGTCATAAAAAGCGCATACCGTTCACTAGCTGCTATTTATCATCCTGACAGTGGACAATCACCTGATGAGGATAAATTCAAAAGAATTGTCAGAGCCTATGAGGTTCTGTCAGATCCCGAAAAAAGATCAGAGTATGATGCCAGAATCCTACACGAAGAAGAGGAAAAGTTTCTAGGGTTCGCTACTGATGATGAATCACTGGCTCCCAAGACCGTAAAGAGGGTTGATGGCACTGACACCTGGTGCACAATTGATGAACATATTCGCAGGAAAGGAGCTGAGCTTGCCGAGGCTGACCTTAACGGACTGAAACTAAGAGATTTATCACTAAAAAAAGCTCAACTGATAGGTGCAGATTTAAGTAACTCAGATATAAAAAATGTGGACTTAAGCGAGGCAAATCTAACAGGACTTACATGTAAAAACAGCATATTTGAAAATGTAGATTTCACTGAAACAAAAATGGACCATGCGTATTTCGAACAATGCATATTTAAGAAATGTAAATTTTCAGGAATACCAACCGTAGAATCGCCAATTAAACATGCTTCCTTTATATCATCAGATATTAGCAATCATAATTTTTATCACTTATCATTCAACAATGTAGATTTTTCAAATAGTATTTTAGAAAGTTCTTCATTTGGAATCACAGAAGACAATTTACGATCAGAAGATCATACAATTATTAATTGCAAAATGATAAATGTAAATTTAAGGATGGCAGAATTTGGATCAAACATTACTAATGTTGACTTTAGTAATTCAAATCTAAATAACATTTTTTGCTCATCTATCAAATTAGTAAAATGTAATTTTAGTAATACTAATCTTGCAAATTCAAAATTTAAAGAATCTATCATAAAAAATCCAATTTCTTTTGAAAACTCTGTTCTATATAATGCTGATTTAAGTTCTTCTGGAATTATTAATTCAGATTTTTCATCATGCAATCTAATTAATACAAGATTTCATGAAGCATATTTGATTGATGTTATATTTCCTGTTGACTATAAATTACCTGATTCAGCAATATCAAGAAAATCATCTCAAGAAAAAGGAGGCTGTTATATTGCGACGATAATTTATGGAGATTATAATGATTTACAGGTATTTATTTTAAGACAATTTAGGGATCGCTATCTTAAAAAAACAACTATGGGAACATATTTAATAAAAATATACTATAATACAGCACCATTGTTGATAAAATATGTTGGCCATTGCAAACTTTTTCAAGTTATTGTTAAATTTGTACTTGATCGTTTAGTAAAAAAAATCTCATAA
- a CDS encoding J domain-containing protein codes for MNTQEALQVLKPDAATLEALKQAYRAAARKYHPDINPHGEELMKLVNAAYDLLVSSLGEWAIHENAAEDPGEMSLDEEMSGILSKIGHFPELLFEICGTWLWVTGNTYLHRQALKDAGLFFAPKKRAWFWRPPESKTSSRGQWDLDKIRTVHGSRPIKNQSLQGLNA; via the coding sequence ATGAATACTCAGGAAGCGCTGCAGGTTCTAAAGCCCGATGCAGCCACTCTGGAGGCACTGAAGCAGGCCTACCGTGCAGCAGCCCGCAAGTATCACCCGGACATCAATCCCCACGGCGAAGAGCTCATGAAGCTCGTCAACGCTGCCTATGACCTGCTTGTATCCAGTCTTGGAGAGTGGGCCATACATGAAAACGCAGCAGAAGATCCGGGTGAGATGTCCCTGGACGAAGAGATGTCCGGCATCCTCAGCAAGATCGGTCACTTTCCGGAACTTCTGTTCGAGATCTGCGGCACCTGGCTCTGGGTCACCGGCAATACTTACTTACACCGCCAGGCACTCAAAGACGCAGGGCTCTTTTTCGCACCCAAAAAGAGGGCCTGGTTTTGGAGGCCCCCTGAATCCAAAACCAGCAGCAGAGGACAGTGGGACCTGGACAAGATCAGAACTGTACACGGCTCCCGTCCCATCAAAAACCAGTCCCTTCAGGGACTAAATGCCTAA
- a CDS encoding ATP-binding protein, translating to MFKKAERRQSKLRFGIVGPSGSGKTYSALLIAQGLGGSVALLDTERGSGSLYADLCEYDVAELTPPFSPERYTQAIKEAERTGYEVLIIDSLSHAWSGEGGILEFVDRASQAQKNNFAAWREASPKHNALVDSILGANLHVIITMRSKTAWDVVKDERTGKTRPVKIGLAPVQRDGLEYEFTCVLELSVDGHIATASKDRTGLFDGQYFLPSKDTGQILKEWLQGGRPDNGNKENKPAEPKIDSEVEAEPVADPAPASRKKSQDVFTKKKQRQEDRPPQPLTPEDNGVTVASLVNTMRELGLSDKLDLYEAYLLGKYGNDLRKLTKDQVNEQYHNLCRCKRDQELFQRFVTYLDGLSKKQAA from the coding sequence ATGTTCAAGAAAGCAGAAAGAAGGCAGTCAAAGTTAAGGTTCGGCATTGTCGGTCCCAGTGGATCTGGAAAGACTTACAGCGCTCTGTTGATAGCCCAGGGTCTTGGTGGCAGTGTTGCCCTGCTGGATACGGAACGTGGCTCAGGCTCTCTGTATGCCGACCTGTGCGAATACGATGTAGCTGAACTGACCCCGCCTTTTAGTCCGGAGCGCTACACCCAGGCCATCAAGGAGGCTGAAAGGACCGGTTATGAAGTGCTCATAATCGACTCCCTTTCCCATGCCTGGTCCGGTGAAGGCGGCATCTTGGAGTTTGTGGACAGGGCCTCGCAGGCGCAGAAGAACAATTTTGCCGCCTGGAGGGAGGCCTCTCCCAAGCACAACGCCTTGGTGGACTCCATCCTGGGTGCCAACCTGCACGTCATTATAACCATGCGCAGCAAAACCGCCTGGGACGTAGTCAAGGACGAGCGTACCGGAAAGACCCGCCCAGTCAAAATTGGCCTGGCACCTGTGCAGCGTGACGGCCTGGAATACGAATTCACCTGCGTACTTGAACTCTCTGTGGATGGGCATATTGCAACGGCCTCAAAGGATCGCACCGGCCTCTTTGATGGTCAGTATTTTCTGCCCAGCAAAGACACCGGCCAGATTCTCAAAGAATGGCTACAAGGTGGCCGCCCGGACAATGGGAACAAGGAGAATAAGCCTGCTGAGCCTAAGATAGACAGTGAAGTTGAGGCTGAGCCGGTAGCGGACCCTGCCCCTGCATCCAGGAAGAAAAGCCAGGATGTGTTTACCAAGAAAAAGCAGAGGCAGGAGGACAGGCCCCCGCAGCCGCTTACCCCGGAAGATAATGGAGTAACTGTCGCAAGTCTTGTAAACACGATGCGAGAGCTTGGTCTTTCAGACAAGCTTGATCTCTATGAGGCGTACCTTCTGGGCAAGTACGGCAATGATCTGCGCAAACTGACCAAGGACCAGGTAAATGAGCAGTACCACAATCTGTGCCGCTGCAAGCGCGACCAGGAGCTCTTCCAGAGATTCGTCACCTACCTGGACGGTTTGAGCAAGAAACAGGCTGCATAG
- a CDS encoding tetratricopeptide repeat protein, with amino-acid sequence MKSFDVYHSSAKGLRLIKSGFSWPAFFLNFIWLFYAGLWDFAIAFLCWILFGAYLLVAVEPVQENIYLLASLCGVYFIIILLPGLYGNRWLKNKLVLDRFELVQAIQAKSRKDAYSRLQSLNPDLYARHQLFRYAQQENDDTDSPRIGRSITVHRVSSGFSHRRKILVGFSILLSLTLSWTIVQHESSTQKNPVADESLKEKPLSQEEADHVHQPENKEYSAEKITSLSKEAKQLQDEDLQMDSEVFSKEMDTAHTDSDSAQKIAEQCRKESHVGQWEEAVELCRQSVSENPQDAGSWEQLGRSYMHTDQPGEAAKAFEKAGNIDASKGLDGFELLAEKEPDKAQAWVGMGRAYMEMDDTDQALQAFDKAAALDPEKGREGLEKVVQEKPENARAWKGLGRSYLETEQPEQAVLAFEKASQSDMQLGMAELQAVVRKYPNNASALKKLGSIYRKAGRTEMAVDHLEDAVNKNSGSASAWFELGKALHELSQATSTDSHSGPQVVTFYHELLDVWQVFEGFRVCSLHLEAMQAYQHAVLLHPGYAIAWRELGSFFLQQGGWTKPAVFYLKNAVKANPMDVDAWEALNVAYRASGQKSRASYALHRAGHLSSQ; translated from the coding sequence ATGAAAAGCTTTGATGTATATCACAGTTCTGCCAAGGGGCTTAGGCTTATAAAATCCGGTTTTTCCTGGCCGGCTTTTTTTCTGAACTTTATCTGGCTGTTTTACGCAGGTCTCTGGGATTTTGCCATTGCATTTCTGTGCTGGATACTGTTTGGGGCTTATCTTCTCGTTGCTGTAGAACCAGTGCAGGAAAACATATACTTGCTTGCATCATTATGCGGAGTTTATTTTATAATTATACTCTTGCCCGGACTTTATGGCAACAGGTGGCTTAAAAACAAGCTGGTCCTGGATAGATTTGAACTGGTGCAGGCTATCCAGGCCAAAAGCCGAAAAGATGCTTATTCCCGTCTTCAGTCTCTAAACCCTGATCTTTATGCCAGGCATCAACTGTTTAGATATGCGCAGCAGGAAAATGATGATACAGATTCTCCAAGAATAGGTCGATCAATTACTGTGCACAGGGTAAGTAGTGGTTTTTCCCATCGTAGAAAAATTCTTGTTGGGTTCAGTATCCTGTTGAGCTTGACTCTATCCTGGACCATAGTCCAGCATGAAAGTTCTACACAAAAAAACCCTGTTGCAGATGAGTCTCTAAAAGAAAAACCACTCAGCCAAGAGGAAGCAGATCATGTCCATCAGCCTGAAAACAAAGAATATTCAGCTGAAAAAATAACGTCTTTATCCAAGGAGGCTAAACAACTCCAGGATGAGGACCTTCAAATGGACTCAGAAGTTTTTTCCAAAGAAATGGATACTGCCCATACTGATTCAGATTCTGCTCAGAAGATAGCTGAGCAGTGCAGAAAGGAAAGTCATGTCGGTCAATGGGAAGAAGCTGTAGAACTCTGCAGGCAGTCTGTCAGTGAAAATCCCCAGGATGCCGGATCATGGGAGCAACTTGGCCGGTCATACATGCATACGGACCAGCCTGGAGAAGCCGCAAAGGCCTTTGAAAAGGCCGGAAACATAGATGCCAGTAAGGGTCTGGATGGTTTTGAGCTCTTGGCGGAAAAAGAGCCGGACAAAGCCCAGGCCTGGGTCGGTATGGGCCGGGCATATATGGAGATGGATGACACAGACCAGGCCCTGCAGGCTTTTGACAAGGCTGCTGCACTGGACCCGGAAAAGGGTAGAGAGGGACTGGAGAAGGTTGTGCAGGAAAAACCGGAAAATGCCCGGGCCTGGAAAGGCCTGGGTAGATCATATCTGGAAACAGAGCAACCCGAACAGGCGGTTCTGGCCTTTGAAAAAGCATCCCAGTCGGACATGCAGCTGGGCATGGCAGAGTTGCAGGCTGTGGTGCGCAAATATCCGAACAATGCCTCGGCCCTTAAAAAGCTGGGCAGCATTTACCGAAAAGCAGGCCGGACGGAAATGGCCGTGGACCACCTGGAAGATGCTGTGAATAAAAATTCTGGTTCAGCCAGTGCATGGTTTGAACTTGGCAAAGCCCTCCATGAGCTTAGTCAGGCAACTAGCACGGACAGCCATAGTGGGCCACAGGTAGTTACCTTTTATCACGAACTCCTTGATGTATGGCAGGTTTTTGAAGGTTTTAGGGTATGTTCTTTGCATTTGGAGGCCATGCAGGCCTATCAACATGCCGTGCTGCTGCACCCTGGATATGCAATAGCCTGGAGAGAGCTGGGGTCATTTTTTCTTCAGCAAGGAGGCTGGACCAAGCCGGCTGTTTTCTACCTAAAAAATGCTGTGAAGGCTAACCCCATGGATGTAGACGCCTGGGAAGCACTGAACGTGGCCTATAGGGCATCTGGGCAAAAGAGCAGGGCTTCTTATGCACTCCATCGGGCAGGCCACCTGTCTTCCCAGTAG
- a CDS encoding terminase small subunit: protein MKNEKTSPPVPPQHQGRISNVDELLRAIEAYFDSCDDQGMSYTLAGLQYYLGVIDKQLLWGEQVGKSSESKETVALFKDPEVRRALQVARLRIQAQRATQLLDDEKNTQAQIFDLKANFAWVDKQGLEVTSPDNSVGNKVAVVLPANPGSVTMDQWQEMYKQVMANRKSVHELRVGGEG, encoded by the coding sequence ATGAAAAACGAAAAGACTTCTCCTCCTGTACCGCCCCAGCATCAGGGTCGGATCTCCAACGTGGATGAGCTGCTGCGGGCCATCGAAGCCTACTTTGACAGCTGCGACGATCAAGGCATGTCCTATACCTTGGCCGGTCTGCAGTATTATCTCGGGGTAATCGACAAACAGCTGCTGTGGGGGGAGCAGGTAGGCAAGAGCTCTGAATCAAAAGAGACAGTCGCTCTGTTCAAGGACCCAGAAGTCCGCAGGGCCTTGCAGGTAGCCAGGTTGCGGATACAAGCCCAGAGGGCCACACAGCTCCTGGATGATGAGAAGAATACTCAAGCTCAGATATTTGACCTGAAAGCCAACTTCGCCTGGGTTGATAAGCAGGGCCTGGAAGTCACCAGCCCTGACAACTCTGTAGGTAATAAAGTCGCCGTGGTCCTGCCTGCTAATCCGGGCTCCGTCACAATGGATCAGTGGCAGGAGATGTATAAGCAGGTCATGGCCAACAGGAAGAGCGTTCATGAGCTAAGGGTTGGAGGTGAGGGGTAG
- a CDS encoding DUF6946 family protein — protein MTRIYIPATSAEQWAQFLAEPARQWRKGYSARTLAYSWQDADGFPDEVGAVLGLKFPAAEILLAFPEHQVPLPGGSRPSQNDIWVLARSQGKLISIAVEGKVSESFGPTIQEWQAQSNPGKTARLEFLQRLLELDAVPLSIRYQLLHRTASALIEAQRFNAQHALMLVHSFSQSHEGFQDYAAFAELMGGRASKEILNSAGSLSGTLLHIAWVQGNPASLSK, from the coding sequence TTGACCAGAATTTACATCCCCGCCACAAGTGCAGAGCAATGGGCTCAGTTCCTGGCTGAGCCCGCCAGACAGTGGCGTAAAGGCTATTCAGCCCGCACTCTCGCCTATTCCTGGCAAGATGCTGATGGCTTCCCAGATGAGGTTGGAGCAGTTCTCGGGTTAAAATTCCCTGCAGCGGAGATTTTGCTTGCTTTTCCGGAGCACCAGGTTCCACTGCCTGGTGGCTCTCGTCCTTCACAAAATGATATCTGGGTCCTTGCCCGTTCACAAGGGAAGCTCATTTCCATTGCTGTAGAGGGCAAGGTTTCCGAGTCATTTGGCCCCACGATACAGGAATGGCAGGCCCAGTCCAACCCGGGCAAGACAGCTCGCCTTGAGTTTCTGCAAAGGCTGCTTGAACTGGACGCAGTCCCCCTCTCCATCCGCTATCAGCTTTTGCACCGCACAGCATCGGCACTCATTGAGGCCCAGAGATTCAACGCACAGCATGCCCTCATGCTGGTTCACTCCTTCAGCCAGTCCCATGAAGGCTTCCAGGACTATGCGGCTTTTGCCGAACTCATGGGCGGCAGGGCAAGCAAAGAAATCTTAAACTCAGCAGGCTCCCTTTCAGGTACGCTTCTTCATATAGCCTGGGTGCAGGGCAACCCCGCCAGCCTTAGCAAATAA
- a CDS encoding JAB domain-containing protein — protein sequence MKEREKAKTLLDQLYAMESSPDYVLSSPEAAVIQLLPFRKKKTENFVVLFVDNKNRMICKKVVAKGTVDQIPVFPREIIRHAILKQASGIILGHNHPGGASEPSKQDRELTSKIKRIAMELGIRVLDHIIICDSGHFSFQENGYL from the coding sequence ATGAAGGAAAGAGAAAAGGCAAAAACATTGCTGGATCAGCTTTATGCAATGGAGTCCAGCCCCGACTATGTCCTGTCCAGTCCTGAAGCCGCTGTGATCCAGCTACTGCCCTTTCGCAAAAAGAAGACGGAGAATTTTGTCGTCCTGTTCGTAGACAACAAAAACAGGATGATCTGCAAAAAAGTGGTGGCAAAAGGCACTGTTGATCAGATCCCGGTGTTTCCAAGGGAAATCATCAGGCATGCAATCTTGAAACAAGCTTCCGGCATCATCCTCGGACATAATCATCCCGGTGGGGCCTCTGAACCGTCCAAACAGGACCGTGAATTGACCAGCAAAATCAAACGCATTGCTATGGAGTTGGGAATCCGGGTGCTTGACCATATCATCATCTGTGACTCCGGTCATTTCAGCTTCCAGGAGAATGGATACCTGTAG
- a CDS encoding DUF2628 domain-containing protein, translating to MRTFKIFKHPTQGYEAVKVGFSWPAFFFDMIWMLVKKLWIVAGIWFCLYIAFAIIDSVTQGPFGLFVLIVIWLSMWLIPGFKGNEWRESNLSGRGYEHIDTVQAGNPDSAIAQVTKKQEQSSEKGQQAKNAASKAEPKPEPFAGFQDIPDPSRNDQKPKLQLPKGRG from the coding sequence ATGAGAACATTTAAGATTTTCAAGCACCCCACACAAGGCTACGAGGCAGTCAAGGTCGGTTTCTCCTGGCCGGCTTTTTTCTTCGATATGATATGGATGCTGGTTAAAAAACTCTGGATAGTTGCAGGCATCTGGTTCTGTCTCTACATTGCATTTGCAATCATTGACTCCGTTACACAAGGTCCATTTGGGCTTTTTGTTCTCATTGTAATTTGGTTATCCATGTGGCTAATACCAGGGTTCAAGGGTAACGAGTGGAGAGAATCTAATCTTTCTGGGCGAGGATATGAGCATATTGATACTGTCCAGGCTGGCAATCCTGATTCAGCAATTGCTCAGGTTACAAAAAAGCAGGAGCAATCTTCTGAAAAAGGCCAGCAAGCCAAAAATGCTGCCTCAAAAGCCGAGCCCAAGCCTGAACCTTTTGCGGGCTTTCAAGATATCCCGGACCCCTCCAGAAATGATCAAAAGCCAAAACTTCAGCTTCCCAAAGGTAGAGGATAG
- a CDS encoding siphovirus Gp157 family protein: MTTLADIEMEIANILATAEELSEDQQEVALEYLDELAIAEYEKIDAVGYAVRKRQSEIQFLKDEEVRLRNKRQAMEKRLSDFKAYLVELFQREEIHKIKGVSTTAYLRRSSSVEVTDISQLPSDYVETRIDFVPRKSQIRDALKQGQEIPGARMQEKQSLVLS, encoded by the coding sequence ATGACTACATTAGCAGACATCGAAATGGAAATCGCCAACATCCTGGCAACGGCAGAGGAGTTGTCCGAGGACCAGCAGGAGGTGGCCCTGGAGTACTTGGATGAGCTGGCCATAGCCGAGTACGAAAAGATTGATGCTGTGGGTTATGCAGTTCGTAAACGCCAGTCTGAGATCCAATTCCTGAAAGACGAGGAAGTCAGGCTCCGGAACAAACGCCAGGCCATGGAGAAAAGACTCTCTGATTTTAAGGCCTACCTGGTGGAACTCTTCCAGCGTGAGGAGATCCACAAGATCAAGGGAGTCAGCACAACAGCCTACCTGCGCCGCAGCAGCTCAGTGGAGGTGACCGACATCTCTCAGCTGCCCTCTGATTACGTGGAGACCAGGATCGATTTTGTCCCCAGGAAGTCTCAGATCCGGGACGCCCTCAAACAGGGCCAGGAAATCCCCGGAGCCAGGATGCAGGAGAAGCAGTCCCTGGTCCTGAGCTGA
- the csb2 gene encoding type I-G CRISPR-associated protein Csb2, with the protein MLALEFTFPAGRYHANPWGRNVNEGEAEWPPSPYRLARALIDIQKRRFPDWEQARIESVLQGLSGKPFYLLPQATTAHIRTYQSSNEKDVTKKQLIFDSFVALDKGDSLYMAFENSMQEQHLVDLGTLLEELNYLGRSESWVKVNIRDNVPSFSWDCLPSDSAGQSSVYEDEKIACVLPRSEYESLPVSSDLSWFEAICLSTRDLLNQGWAHPPALEWIDYSRKKSRLNRTIPSRAGFESRREYRLFKYEIHSRVRPMVQESIHFAERIRLKLMGIHRKIQGDDPGLVSSKFSGKSADGSPLEGHGHAFFLPLDEDHDGRIDSLVITAREPFDSSELMALDRLRSIWQSNGKPDASLILSSMREQPNFKLSRTWVSATPFVTTRHHRKGRGSYLDWLTQEILLECEYHGLPEPASVNWIQWTITGPKPLRWMEFARGKRDERPFRGHGCIIHFNTAVPGPFALGARCHFGLGLFQPVE; encoded by the coding sequence ATGCTGGCTTTAGAGTTTACTTTTCCCGCAGGCCGATATCATGCCAATCCTTGGGGGAGAAACGTCAATGAAGGTGAAGCGGAATGGCCTCCCTCCCCTTACAGATTAGCAAGAGCACTGATTGATATCCAGAAAAGACGTTTTCCCGACTGGGAGCAGGCCAGGATTGAGTCTGTGCTGCAAGGATTATCAGGAAAGCCCTTTTACCTTTTGCCCCAGGCCACCACTGCCCACATTAGAACTTACCAGAGCAGCAATGAAAAGGACGTCACCAAAAAACAGTTGATTTTCGACTCCTTTGTCGCACTGGATAAGGGTGACTCTCTTTACATGGCATTCGAAAATTCTATGCAGGAGCAGCATCTGGTTGACCTGGGCACTCTTCTTGAAGAGCTGAACTACCTGGGAAGATCCGAATCCTGGGTGAAGGTAAATATAAGAGACAATGTTCCATCATTTAGCTGGGACTGTTTGCCAAGTGATTCAGCAGGTCAGAGTTCTGTATACGAGGATGAAAAGATAGCCTGCGTTCTGCCCAGAAGTGAATATGAGAGTCTCCCTGTAAGCAGTGATTTAAGCTGGTTTGAAGCCATCTGCCTTTCCACAAGGGATCTTCTAAACCAGGGCTGGGCACATCCTCCGGCACTTGAATGGATCGATTACTCCCGCAAAAAATCCCGGTTAAACAGAACCATCCCCTCAAGAGCAGGATTTGAGTCACGACGTGAATACCGCCTGTTTAAATACGAGATTCACTCCAGGGTACGTCCCATGGTCCAGGAATCCATACATTTCGCTGAAAGAATCCGCCTGAAGCTTATGGGTATTCACCGTAAAATCCAGGGCGACGATCCCGGGCTTGTCTCCAGCAAATTCAGCGGAAAAAGTGCTGATGGTTCACCACTGGAAGGTCATGGACATGCTTTTTTTCTTCCTCTGGATGAGGATCATGACGGACGGATTGACAGTCTTGTCATCACAGCAAGAGAGCCGTTTGACTCATCCGAGTTGATGGCCCTGGATAGATTGAGATCAATATGGCAGTCCAACGGCAAGCCAGATGCCAGCCTGATTTTGTCTTCTATGAGGGAACAGCCAAATTTTAAGTTGTCCAGAACCTGGGTCAGCGCAACTCCTTTTGTGACAACCAGGCATCACCGCAAGGGACGTGGGAGTTATTTAGACTGGCTTACACAGGAGATATTACTTGAATGTGAGTACCATGGTTTGCCTGAACCTGCTTCTGTAAACTGGATACAATGGACAATCACCGGTCCAAAACCTCTGCGCTGGATGGAATTTGCAAGGGGCAAGAGGGATGAGAGGCCATTCAGAGGACACGGATGTATAATACACTTCAACACAGCTGTGCCTGGGCCATTTGCTTTAGGTGCAAGGTGCCATTTCGGCTTGGGGCTTTTTCAACCTGTAGAATAG